Proteins encoded within one genomic window of Bradyrhizobium sp. CB1717:
- a CDS encoding undecaprenyl-phosphate glucose phosphotransferase, which translates to MEPLNARSMLDAAASAAARPADQTFVERRRRLSAAALEVVNQKVARAYSPIVITGFVRLIDFALLSLVGIAVYVGYVMPLAGGFSWVYPAEIVAVAVAAVVCFQAADIYQVQLFRGQLRQMTRMISSWSFVFLLFIGVSFFAKFGSEMSRLWLAAFYFLGLAALIAERLVLRSLVRAWAREGRLDRRTIIVGSDRNGEQLVEALKAQDDSDIHVLGVFDDRNDSRALDTCAGARKLGKVDDIVEFARRTRVDLVLFALPISAETRILEMLKKLWVLPVDIRLSAHTNKLRFRPRSYSYLGEVPTLDVFEAPITDWDLVMKWLFDRVVGGIALLAALPIMGLVALAVKLDSPGPVLFRQKRFGFNNERIDVYKFRSMYHHQADPTASKVVTKNDPRVTRVGRFIRKTSLDELPQLFNVVFSGNLSLVGPRPHAVQGKLQSRLFDEAVDGYFARHRVKPGISGWAQINGWRGEIDNEEKIQKRVEFDLYYIENWSVLFDLVILLKTPISLLTKNENAY; encoded by the coding sequence GTGGAACCGCTCAACGCACGCTCGATGCTCGATGCCGCGGCCAGCGCCGCGGCGAGGCCCGCTGATCAGACCTTTGTGGAGCGCCGCCGCCGGCTCTCGGCCGCCGCGCTCGAGGTCGTCAACCAGAAGGTCGCCCGCGCCTATTCGCCAATCGTGATCACCGGCTTCGTCCGCCTCATTGACTTCGCGCTGCTGAGCCTCGTCGGCATCGCGGTCTATGTCGGCTATGTCATGCCGCTCGCCGGCGGCTTCAGCTGGGTCTATCCTGCGGAGATCGTAGCCGTCGCGGTCGCGGCCGTGGTCTGCTTCCAGGCCGCCGACATCTACCAGGTGCAACTGTTCCGCGGACAGCTCCGGCAGATGACGCGGATGATCTCGTCCTGGTCGTTCGTCTTCCTGCTGTTCATCGGTGTCTCCTTCTTTGCCAAGTTCGGCAGCGAGATGTCGCGGCTGTGGCTCGCCGCCTTTTACTTTCTCGGGCTCGCCGCGCTGATCGCGGAGCGTCTGGTGCTGCGCTCGCTGGTGCGCGCCTGGGCGCGTGAGGGCCGGCTCGACCGCCGCACCATCATCGTCGGCTCCGATCGCAACGGCGAGCAGCTGGTCGAGGCGCTGAAGGCGCAGGACGATTCCGACATCCACGTGCTCGGCGTGTTCGACGACCGCAATGACAGCCGCGCGCTCGACACCTGCGCCGGCGCGCGCAAGCTCGGCAAGGTCGACGACATCGTCGAGTTTGCCCGGCGCACCCGCGTCGATCTCGTGCTGTTCGCGCTGCCGATCTCCGCGGAGACGCGCATCCTGGAGATGCTGAAGAAGCTCTGGGTGCTGCCGGTCGACATCCGTCTCTCCGCGCACACCAACAAGCTGCGTTTCCGTCCCCGCTCCTATTCCTATCTCGGCGAGGTGCCGACGCTCGACGTGTTCGAGGCGCCGATCACCGACTGGGACCTGGTGATGAAATGGTTGTTCGACCGTGTCGTCGGCGGCATCGCTCTGCTCGCGGCGCTGCCGATCATGGGACTGGTCGCGCTGGCCGTGAAGCTCGACAGCCCGGGTCCGGTGCTGTTCCGCCAGAAGCGGTTCGGCTTCAACAACGAGCGCATCGACGTCTACAAGTTCCGCTCGATGTACCACCACCAGGCCGACCCGACGGCGTCGAAGGTGGTGACCAAGAACGATCCGCGCGTCACCCGCGTCGGCCGCTTCATCCGCAAGACCAGCCTGGACGAGCTGCCGCAGCTCTTCAACGTGGTGTTCTCCGGCAATCTCTCTCTGGTCGGCCCGCGCCCGCACGCGGTGCAGGGCAAGCTCCAGAGCCGCCTGTTCGACGAAGCCGTTGACGGCTATTTCGCCCGCCACCGCGTCAAGCCCGGCATCTCCGGCTGGGCCCAGATCAACGGCTGGCGCGGCGAGATCGACAATGAAGAGAAGATCCAGAAGCGCGTCGAGTTCGACCTCTATTACATCGAGAACTGGTCGGTGCTGTTCGACCTCGTCATTCTCCTGAAGACGCCGATCTCGCTGCTGACCAAGAACGAGAACGCGTATTGA
- a CDS encoding exopolysaccharide transport family protein, with the protein MRLAFWRAGKDKAVIERAVSKSKAEAKVTETKVAEAAPKVEAAKVEAKPAPVIAKQAAVESGDIDLHALGAALARKRGWIIVPTVLALVASIAAVNLVTPRYKSESRILIDGRENVFLRPSSDRTEERQALDAEAVTSQVQLVLSRDLAREIIKKNKLAERPEFDPVLQGISPLKSLAALVGIGRDPFSMTPEERVLDAYYERLQAYAVDKSRVIVVEFQSADPELAARVANSIAEGYLVLQQSARQDQAKNASQWLAGEIDNLRKKVSDAEAKAEDFRSKSSLFVGTNNTTLSNQQMGEVNTQLNNARSMKADAESKARLIKEMLQSGKPIEASEVVNSELMRRLSEQRVTLRAQLAEQSSTLLGNHPRIKELKAQLGDLDNQIRDEAAKISRSLENDARIASSRVDGLTASLDQLKKQATSTNGQDVQLRALEREAKAQRDLLETYLAKYREANTRETIDTAPTDGRIISRAIVSNTPAYPKKLPIVLIATIATLLLSSGVVVTGELLRQTAPRAVAAFTPAAPQTQAAVRQEPLVQPVVEPFVEPVIGPAIAEPAPLQPEMTAGAGVAEFAEIEHLAASLRAAGAAAKKVTVLGTASGESVTLSALTLARHLARDARVVVVDLAASSPTIAAVSVDASAPGLAELMQGEASFAEVITRDKLSRLHLVMAGRPGFDRSLLQSPRVGLAIDALLRAYDHVLLDAGGASDLPAELLTTNARAVVVPDVSMAADARTLMCEQLKAVGFSEVTMLSKPVQASDAAETLRVVAA; encoded by the coding sequence ATGCGTTTAGCGTTCTGGCGTGCCGGCAAGGACAAGGCGGTGATCGAGCGGGCTGTTTCGAAGTCCAAAGCCGAAGCCAAGGTGACCGAAACCAAGGTGGCCGAAGCCGCGCCCAAGGTCGAAGCCGCCAAGGTTGAAGCAAAGCCGGCGCCGGTCATCGCGAAGCAGGCGGCAGTCGAATCCGGTGACATAGATCTGCACGCGCTCGGCGCGGCACTGGCGCGCAAGCGCGGCTGGATCATCGTGCCCACGGTGCTGGCCCTCGTCGCGTCGATCGCCGCCGTCAACCTCGTCACGCCGCGCTACAAGTCGGAATCGCGCATCCTCATCGACGGCCGCGAGAACGTGTTCCTGCGCCCGAGCAGCGACCGCACCGAGGAGCGGCAGGCGCTCGACGCCGAGGCCGTCACCAGCCAGGTGCAACTCGTGCTGTCGCGCGATCTCGCGCGCGAGATCATCAAGAAGAACAAGCTCGCCGAGCGTCCCGAATTCGATCCCGTGCTGCAGGGCATCTCGCCGCTGAAGTCGCTCGCGGCCCTCGTTGGCATCGGCCGCGACCCGTTCTCGATGACGCCGGAAGAGCGTGTACTGGATGCCTATTACGAGCGGCTCCAGGCCTACGCCGTCGACAAGTCGCGCGTCATCGTGGTCGAATTCCAGTCCGCCGATCCGGAGCTTGCCGCTCGCGTCGCCAATTCGATCGCCGAAGGTTATCTCGTGCTGCAGCAGAGCGCGCGCCAGGACCAGGCCAAGAACGCAAGCCAGTGGCTGGCCGGCGAGATCGACAATTTGCGCAAGAAGGTCTCCGATGCCGAGGCCAAGGCCGAGGACTTCCGGTCCAAGTCGAGCCTGTTCGTCGGCACCAACAATACGACGCTGTCGAACCAGCAGATGGGCGAGGTCAACACCCAGCTCAACAATGCGCGCTCGATGAAGGCAGATGCGGAATCCAAGGCGCGGCTGATCAAGGAGATGCTCCAGAGCGGCAAGCCGATCGAGGCATCCGAAGTGGTGAACTCCGAGCTGATGCGGCGATTGTCGGAGCAGCGGGTGACATTGCGGGCGCAGCTCGCCGAACAGTCGTCCACGCTGCTCGGCAATCACCCGCGGATCAAGGAGCTGAAGGCCCAGCTCGGCGACCTCGACAACCAGATCCGGGATGAGGCGGCGAAGATCTCCCGTTCGCTCGAAAACGATGCGCGCATTGCCAGCAGCCGGGTCGACGGCCTGACCGCGAGCCTCGATCAGCTCAAGAAGCAGGCGACCTCGACCAACGGGCAGGACGTGCAGCTGCGCGCGCTCGAGCGCGAAGCCAAGGCGCAGCGCGATCTGCTGGAAACCTATCTCGCCAAGTACCGCGAGGCCAACACCCGCGAGACCATCGACACCGCGCCGACCGATGGCCGCATCATCTCGCGCGCCATCGTCTCCAACACGCCGGCCTATCCGAAGAAGCTGCCGATCGTGCTGATCGCGACGATCGCGACGCTGCTGCTGTCCTCGGGCGTCGTCGTCACCGGCGAGCTCTTGCGCCAGACCGCGCCGCGCGCGGTGGCTGCGTTCACGCCGGCGGCGCCGCAAACGCAGGCGGCGGTTCGCCAGGAGCCATTGGTCCAGCCGGTGGTCGAGCCGTTCGTCGAACCGGTCATCGGGCCGGCGATAGCGGAGCCGGCGCCGCTTCAGCCGGAGATGACTGCCGGTGCCGGTGTTGCCGAGTTCGCCGAGATCGAGCATCTGGCGGCCAGCCTGCGTGCCGCCGGTGCGGCGGCGAAGAAGGTCACGGTGCTCGGCACCGCATCCGGTGAATCCGTGACGCTGTCGGCGCTGACGCTGGCCCGGCATCTGGCGCGCGACGCGCGCGTCGTCGTGGTCGATCTCGCCGCGTCCTCGCCGACCATCGCCGCGGTGTCGGTCGACGCCTCCGCGCCCGGCCTTGCCGAGTTGATGCAGGGCGAAGCCTCGTTCGCGGAGGTCATCACCCGCGACAAGCTCTCGCGGCTGCATCTGGTCATGGCCGGTCGTCCCGGCTTCGACCGCAGCCTGCTGCAATCGCCGCGCGTGGGTCTTGCGATCGATGCGCTGCTGCGCGCCTACGACCATGTGCTGCTCGATGCCGGCGGCGCGTCCGACCTTCCGGCGGAGCTGCTGACGACCAACGCCCGCGCCGTCGTGGTGCCCGATGTCTCGATGGCAGCGGATGCGCGCACGCTGATGTGCGAGCAGCTGAAGGCCGTCGGCTTCAGCGAGGTGACGATGCTGAGCAAGCCCGTGCAGGCGTCGGATGCGGCAGAGACGCTGCGCGTCGTGGCGGCGTAG
- a CDS encoding O-antigen ligase family protein has product MAYAATAGGVKLAAPAAPGVLALQRALVWLVGASGAIVFIEPSPYEIATLLATVTFFATGLRLRLALMPLVLMLVLLNVGYTISAIPLFEQPEVVSWIATSWYMAVTVVFFAMVTSEDTAARLDMLRRGLVVGAMIASLLAVAGYFHLVPGGDDLLTLYGRARGTFKDPNVLGAFLILPALFALQSVVSDKLGKAFRNVIAFGIMSLAILLAFSRAAWGGLVLTSAFMLALMVLTSRTNAQRSRIVIMAIVAAVLGLALIAVLLSFDSTAEMFKQRASFDQSYDEGRFGRFGRHILGAEMALDLPFGIGPLQFHRYFPEDTHNSYLNAFMSGGWLSGVCYPALVFTTVIMGLRHVFIRVPWQRAYLAIFSAFVGTVGESFVIDTDHWRHFWMMLGAMWGMIAAAQLYKASEASSA; this is encoded by the coding sequence ATGGCGTATGCGGCGACAGCCGGTGGAGTGAAATTGGCCGCACCGGCTGCGCCCGGCGTGCTGGCGCTCCAGCGCGCGCTGGTGTGGCTGGTCGGCGCCTCCGGCGCCATCGTCTTCATCGAGCCCAGCCCCTACGAGATCGCGACGCTGCTCGCCACCGTCACCTTCTTCGCCACCGGCCTGCGCCTGCGGCTGGCGCTGATGCCGCTGGTGCTGATGCTGGTCCTGCTCAATGTCGGCTACACCATCAGCGCGATCCCGCTGTTCGAGCAGCCCGAGGTGGTGAGCTGGATCGCGACGTCCTGGTACATGGCGGTGACCGTTGTGTTCTTCGCCATGGTCACGTCCGAGGACACCGCCGCCCGGCTCGACATGCTGCGCCGCGGCCTCGTGGTCGGCGCGATGATCGCCTCACTCCTGGCGGTCGCCGGCTACTTTCACCTCGTTCCCGGTGGCGACGACCTCCTCACGCTCTACGGCCGCGCGCGCGGTACGTTCAAGGACCCGAACGTGCTCGGCGCCTTCCTGATCCTGCCGGCGCTGTTCGCGCTCCAGAGCGTGGTCTCGGACAAGCTCGGCAAGGCGTTCCGCAACGTCATCGCCTTCGGCATCATGTCGCTGGCGATCCTGCTCGCGTTCTCGCGCGCCGCCTGGGGCGGGCTGGTGCTGACCTCCGCCTTCATGCTGGCGCTGATGGTGCTGACCAGCCGCACCAACGCGCAGCGCTCGCGCATCGTCATCATGGCGATCGTCGCCGCGGTGCTGGGCCTCGCGCTGATCGCGGTACTGCTGTCGTTCGATTCCACCGCCGAGATGTTCAAGCAGCGCGCGAGCTTCGATCAGAGCTATGACGAAGGCCGCTTTGGCCGGTTCGGCCGTCACATCCTGGGTGCGGAGATGGCGCTCGACCTGCCGTTCGGCATCGGCCCGCTGCAATTCCACCGCTACTTCCCCGAGGACACCCACAACTCCTACCTCAACGCCTTCATGTCCGGCGGCTGGCTCTCCGGCGTCTGCTATCCCGCGCTGGTCTTCACCACCGTCATCATGGGCCTCAGGCACGTCTTCATTCGTGTGCCCTGGCAGCGCGCTTATCTCGCGATCTTCTCCGCCTTCGTCGGCACCGTCGGCGAAAGCTTCGTGATCGACACCGACCACTGGCGCCACTTCTGGATGATGCTGGGCGCGATGTGGGGCATGATCGCAGCCGCGCAGCTCTATAAGGCTAGCGAAGCTTCTTCAGCTTGA
- a CDS encoding MarR family transcriptional regulator produces MRRSSAQGVLYGQTVANVAGIANSDLECMDILYLEGRVTAGRLAEVTGLTTGAITGVIDRLEKAGLVRRERDEKDRRKVFISVVPETAMKIGQLYVPMQQAMEKVFGAYSDEELRLLLRFANEGYKGVLAATEALKSLLDTPPEKRPDLKLKKLR; encoded by the coding sequence ATGCGCAGATCCTCCGCGCAGGGCGTGCTCTATGGCCAAACCGTTGCGAACGTTGCCGGAATTGCCAACTCCGACCTCGAATGCATGGACATCCTCTATCTCGAGGGGCGCGTCACCGCCGGCCGGCTCGCCGAGGTCACCGGCCTGACGACGGGCGCGATCACCGGCGTGATCGACCGGCTCGAGAAAGCTGGCCTCGTGCGCCGCGAGCGGGACGAGAAGGACCGCCGCAAGGTCTTCATCTCCGTCGTGCCTGAGACGGCCATGAAGATCGGCCAGCTCTACGTGCCGATGCAGCAGGCGATGGAGAAGGTGTTCGGCGCCTATTCGGACGAGGAGCTGCGCCTGCTGCTGCGCTTCGCCAATGAGGGCTACAAGGGAGTGCTCGCGGCGACCGAAGCGTTGAAGAGTCTTCTCGACACGCCGCCGGAGAAGCGTCCCGATCTCAAGCTGAAGAAGCTTCGCTAG
- a CDS encoding saccharopine dehydrogenase NADP-binding domain-containing protein, whose translation MSSAKFDIVVYGATGFTGQLVAEYLAAHYKDDKALKWAMAGRSLDKLKAVRDAIGAPADTPLIVADASDAASLKAMVAQTRSVITTVGPYQFYGEDLLAACVAARADYFDLCGEPVWMRQMIDKYGAAAKASGARIVFSCGYDSVPFELGTFFVQEEAKRVFGAPAARVKGRVRDMRGTLSGGTAASAKATFDAVAKDLSLVAILNDHFALTPGFTGPKQPKGNRAVFEEDLQSWAAPFMMALINTRNVHRSNMLMGFPYGQDFVYDEMVLTGPGEKGEANAKRVMAANAEKTGPNAPKPGEGPSKEERENGLFNLLYVAIAPDGRMVRAGVTGDRDPGYGSTSKMISECAICLLRDASDVAAGFWTPGAAMQHKLIKRLQDNAGLTFGVEK comes from the coding sequence ATGAGCTCTGCGAAATTCGACATCGTCGTCTACGGCGCGACCGGTTTCACCGGCCAGCTCGTCGCCGAATATCTGGCGGCGCATTACAAGGACGACAAGGCGCTCAAATGGGCGATGGCGGGCCGCAGCCTCGACAAGCTGAAAGCGGTGCGTGATGCCATCGGCGCGCCCGCGGACACGCCGCTGATCGTGGCGGATGCGTCGGACGCGGCCTCGCTGAAGGCGATGGTGGCGCAGACCAGGTCGGTGATCACGACGGTCGGTCCGTATCAATTCTACGGTGAGGACCTGCTCGCTGCCTGCGTCGCTGCGCGGGCGGATTATTTCGATCTCTGCGGCGAGCCGGTCTGGATGCGGCAGATGATCGACAAATACGGTGCGGCCGCCAAGGCAAGCGGCGCGCGCATCGTGTTCTCCTGCGGCTATGATTCCGTGCCGTTCGAGCTCGGGACGTTCTTCGTGCAGGAGGAAGCGAAGCGCGTCTTCGGCGCGCCGGCGGCCCGCGTGAAGGGCCGCGTGCGCGACATGCGCGGCACGCTGTCAGGCGGCACCGCGGCGAGCGCGAAAGCGACCTTCGACGCCGTCGCCAAGGACCTCAGCCTTGTCGCCATCCTCAACGATCACTTCGCGCTGACGCCCGGCTTCACCGGTCCGAAGCAGCCGAAGGGCAACCGGGCGGTCTTCGAGGAGGACCTGCAATCCTGGGCCGCGCCGTTCATGATGGCGCTGATCAACACGCGCAACGTCCATCGCTCCAACATGCTGATGGGCTTTCCCTACGGCCAGGACTTCGTCTACGACGAGATGGTCCTGACCGGCCCCGGCGAGAAGGGCGAGGCCAACGCGAAGCGCGTGATGGCGGCCAATGCCGAGAAGACCGGCCCGAATGCGCCGAAGCCGGGCGAGGGGCCATCGAAGGAAGAGCGCGAGAACGGTCTCTTCAACCTGCTCTATGTCGCGATCGCGCCCGACGGCCGCATGGTCCGCGCCGGCGTCACCGGCGACCGCGATCCCGGCTACGGCTCGACCTCCAAGATGATCTCCGAATGCGCGATCTGCCTGCTGCGCGACGCGAGCGATGTTGCCGCGGGCTTCTGGACCCCGGGTGCGGCGATGCAGCACAAGCTGATCAAGCGGCTGCAGGACAATGCGGGGCTGACGTTCGGGGTGGAGAAGTAG
- a CDS encoding glycosyltransferase family 4 protein, with amino-acid sequence MPPSPDQPLRILHAVRAPVGGIFRHILDVANGQVDRGHHVGILADSLTGGERADKALAELAPRLRLGVHRMAIRREPSPDDFMVWLRMRRLIAKLEPDVMHGHGAKAGAFIRMRRRTDDTIRIYTPHGGSLHYPLNTLKGEFYARLERSLMGATDLFLFESAFARDTYQRIVGTPKGVVHCVFNGVTPEEFEPVITAEDATDLCYVGEFRHIKGADLLVDAVARLREGGKNVTLTLGGDGEETAALKAQVEKLGLTSTIRFIGHVKARYGFSKGRLLVVPSRGDSMPYVVIEAGAAGIPMIASKIGGIPEIFGTDSPALFAPSNPDAMAEAIAAALDDPQATAQRAVSLRERISAHFSQQAMVDGVLAGYRDAFANH; translated from the coding sequence ATGCCCCCCTCACCCGACCAGCCGCTTCGAATCCTGCACGCCGTGCGCGCTCCGGTCGGCGGCATCTTCCGCCACATCCTCGACGTTGCCAACGGCCAGGTCGACCGCGGCCATCATGTCGGGATCCTCGCCGACAGCCTCACCGGCGGCGAGCGTGCTGACAAGGCGTTGGCCGAGCTCGCGCCGCGCTTGAGGCTCGGCGTGCACCGCATGGCGATCCGCCGCGAGCCGTCGCCCGATGATTTCATGGTGTGGCTGCGGATGCGGCGCCTGATCGCGAAGCTCGAGCCCGACGTCATGCACGGCCACGGCGCCAAGGCCGGCGCCTTCATCCGCATGCGGCGGCGCACCGACGACACCATCCGCATCTACACCCCGCATGGCGGCTCGCTGCACTATCCGCTCAACACCTTGAAGGGCGAGTTCTACGCGCGGCTCGAACGCTCGCTGATGGGCGCGACCGACCTGTTCCTGTTCGAGAGCGCCTTTGCCCGCGACACCTATCAGCGCATCGTCGGCACGCCCAAGGGCGTGGTGCATTGCGTCTTCAACGGCGTGACGCCGGAGGAATTCGAACCTGTCATCACCGCCGAGGATGCGACCGATCTCTGCTATGTCGGCGAGTTCAGGCACATCAAGGGCGCAGACCTGCTGGTCGATGCCGTGGCACGGCTGCGCGAAGGCGGCAAGAACGTCACGCTCACCCTCGGCGGCGACGGTGAGGAGACGGCGGCGCTGAAAGCGCAGGTCGAGAAGCTCGGCCTCACCAGCACCATCCGCTTCATCGGCCACGTCAAGGCGCGCTACGGCTTCTCCAAGGGGCGGCTGCTGGTCGTTCCCTCGCGCGGCGATTCCATGCCCTATGTGGTGATCGAGGCGGGAGCGGCCGGCATTCCCATGATCGCCTCGAAGATCGGCGGCATCCCCGAAATCTTCGGCACCGACAGCCCCGCTTTGTTCGCGCCGAGCAATCCCGATGCCATGGCCGAGGCGATCGCTGCGGCGCTGGACGATCCGCAAGCGACCGCGCAACGCGCGGTATCCTTGCGCGAGCGCATCTCCGCGCATTTCTCCCAGCAGGCCATGGTCGACGGCGTGCTCGCGGGCTACCGCGACGCATTTGCCAATCATTAA
- a CDS encoding FAD-dependent monooxygenase yields MSYRPRKALIIGAGIAGPVAAILLRRAGIESAIYEAWPYSKGIGGGLQIAPNGMHVMDEIGLASELICRGSVAEAFDFYSQGGEKLGSINRDMARRFGQPAVNISRAALNEILIDKAWCACVSLYFEKRLIKIEDRGDQPIIAYFSDGTTAEGDFLIGADGVHSIVRRQVVPDGPQPFDTGLIGFGGFVPHAVLDGRPIGRHVETTFGQSGFFGYGHCSPDPNDGVMWWSTQPAHGMDAAMFRALDHATLKQHLRGFHRDWHDPIPDIIEAAENIVVTDTLDVATLPTWSRKRSLLIGDAAHATSPHAGQGASLALEDAMRLARLMQEGQELGATFQAFETERRPRTEKIVAMARRNGNSKREFSATGAWMRNQMLKWLLPLGSKSMEFMYAYDARAV; encoded by the coding sequence ATGTCCTATCGTCCCCGCAAGGCCCTCATCATCGGTGCCGGCATCGCCGGGCCCGTCGCCGCGATCCTGCTCCGCCGCGCCGGCATCGAGTCCGCGATCTACGAGGCATGGCCCTATTCGAAGGGCATCGGCGGCGGCCTCCAGATCGCGCCGAACGGCATGCATGTGATGGACGAAATCGGGCTTGCGAGCGAACTGATCTGCCGCGGCTCGGTCGCGGAGGCCTTCGACTTCTATTCGCAGGGCGGCGAGAAGCTCGGCTCGATCAACCGCGACATGGCGCGGCGCTTCGGCCAGCCGGCCGTCAACATCTCCCGCGCGGCGCTGAACGAGATCCTGATCGACAAGGCCTGGTGCGCCTGCGTCTCGCTCTATTTCGAGAAGCGCCTGATCAAGATCGAGGATCGCGGCGACCAGCCGATCATCGCCTACTTCTCCGACGGCACCACCGCCGAAGGCGATTTCCTGATCGGCGCCGACGGCGTGCACTCGATCGTGCGCCGCCAGGTCGTGCCTGATGGCCCGCAGCCGTTCGACACCGGCCTGATCGGCTTCGGCGGCTTCGTGCCGCACGCCGTCCTCGACGGCAGGCCGATCGGCCGGCATGTCGAGACGACGTTCGGCCAGAGCGGCTTCTTCGGCTACGGCCATTGCAGCCCGGACCCGAACGACGGCGTGATGTGGTGGAGCACGCAGCCCGCGCACGGCATGGACGCGGCGATGTTCCGCGCGCTCGACCACGCGACGCTGAAGCAGCATCTGCGCGGCTTCCACCGCGACTGGCACGATCCGATCCCTGATATCATCGAAGCGGCCGAGAACATCGTTGTCACCGACACGCTCGACGTCGCGACCCTGCCGACCTGGTCGCGCAAGCGCTCGCTGCTGATCGGCGATGCCGCGCATGCGACGAGCCCTCACGCCGGCCAGGGCGCCTCGCTCGCGCTGGAGGACGCGATGCGGCTCGCCCGCCTGATGCAGGAGGGCCAGGAGCTCGGCGCCACCTTCCAGGCCTTCGAGACCGAACGCCGCCCGCGCACCGAGAAGATCGTCGCGATGGCCCGCCGCAACGGCAACAGCAAGCGCGAGTTCAGCGCCACCGGCGCATGGATGCGCAATCAAATGCTGAAATGGCTATTGCCGCTGGGCTCGAAGAGCATGGAGTTCATGTACGCCTATGACGCGCGGGCGGTGTAG
- a CDS encoding IS5 family transposase, which produces MTMAVKRTGQPSFVEALMPKGAGANAALDRLAGLVKWYRFEKLIGHLRDEGSPGRPGYPVLVLFRAVLLQSLYGLSERELEEALGDRLSFKRFVGLSLEDATPDHTVLNRFRNQLVEQGLLEKLFGELDRQLENAGVILKRGTMLDATLIQAVSTPPKQDRPSNDPDARFTKRQGKGGSTFGYKAHMGVDEGSGLIRAVLTTPANVNDTTPADELIRGDEAVVWADAAYDTHARRARLKAEGKKPRIARRPNRHHPELPPRLKRYNLLIARRRAQVETTFATLKRRMRLTCIRYVGLMKASGQVLLASIAFNMRRWAALAA; this is translated from the coding sequence ATGACGATGGCGGTTAAGCGGACGGGACAGCCGAGCTTTGTGGAAGCACTGATGCCGAAGGGGGCCGGCGCCAATGCAGCGCTGGATCGGCTGGCTGGCCTGGTCAAGTGGTACCGGTTCGAGAAGCTGATCGGCCATCTGCGGGATGAAGGGAGCCCCGGTCGTCCAGGCTATCCGGTGCTGGTGCTGTTTCGTGCGGTGCTGTTGCAGTCGCTCTATGGTCTTTCGGAACGCGAACTCGAGGAAGCGTTGGGCGACCGGTTGTCGTTCAAGCGCTTCGTCGGTTTGAGCCTCGAAGATGCGACGCCCGACCACACGGTTCTGAACCGCTTCCGGAACCAGCTCGTCGAACAAGGGCTGTTGGAGAAGCTGTTTGGCGAGCTGGATCGCCAGCTCGAGAATGCCGGGGTCATCCTCAAGCGCGGCACGATGCTGGATGCGACCTTGATCCAGGCGGTGTCAACCCCTCCGAAGCAGGATCGTCCCTCAAACGACCCAGATGCCCGGTTTACCAAGCGGCAGGGCAAGGGTGGTTCGACCTTCGGCTACAAGGCTCACATGGGTGTCGACGAGGGATCCGGCCTGATCCGCGCAGTCCTGACCACGCCCGCCAATGTCAACGACACAACGCCGGCCGACGAACTGATCCGTGGCGATGAAGCCGTGGTGTGGGCCGATGCAGCCTACGACACCCATGCCCGACGGGCTCGGCTGAAAGCGGAAGGCAAGAAGCCCCGCATCGCCCGTCGTCCCAACCGACATCACCCGGAGCTACCGCCTCGGCTCAAACGCTACAACCTCCTCATCGCGCGCCGACGAGCCCAGGTCGAGACCACCTTCGCCACTCTCAAACGCCGCATGCGGCTGACCTGCATCCGCTATGTCGGTCTCATGAAGGCAAGCGGGCAGGTCCTGCTTGCCTCCATCGCGTTCAACATGAGGCGCTGGGCCGCGCTCGCCGCCTGA